One Mus musculus strain C57BL/6J chromosome X, GRCm38.p6 C57BL/6J DNA window includes the following coding sequences:
- the Pbdc1 gene encoding protein PBDC1 isoform X4 → MDAAGESEEPVSGEALSIAHALSHPPESYGNDPDIEMAWAIRAMQHAEVYYKLISSVDPQFLKLTKVDDQIYSEFREIFETLRVDVLDPEELKSESAKEKWRPFCLKFEGIVEDYNYGTLLRLDCSQGYTEENTIFENTEPSLLLSSLKLTKDNNFYSWPSEDSTEMTIHLHGCAKPPVVCWVLLYRLCFIRTLCGNKDIIQETRPSSAGSL, encoded by the exons ATGGATGCTGCCGGCGAAAGCGAAGAGCCG gtCTCTGGGGAAGCGTTGTCCATCGCCCATGCGCTCTCTCACCCTCCGGAGTCATATGGCAACGAC CCTGATATTGAAATGGCTTGGGCCATTCGAGCAATGCAGCATGCTGAAGTCTATTATAAA CTGATTTCATCAGTTGACCCACAGTTTCTGAAACTCACCAAAGTAGATGACCAAATCTACTCTGAGTTCCGTGAGATTTTTGAGACACTCAGGGTAGATGTATTGGACCCAGAAGAACTCAAATCAGAATCAGCTAAAGAA AAGTGGAGACCATTCTGCTTAAAATTTGAAGGGATCGTAGAAGATTATAACTACGGGACTTTACTGCGACTGGATTGTTCCCAGGGCTACACTGAAGAGAACACcatctttg AGAATACTGAGCCTTCATTGCTTCTGTCAAGCCTCAAGTTGACCAAGGATAACAACTTTTATTCCTGGCCCTCTGAGGACTCCACAGAGATGACCATCCATCTGCACGGGTGCGCCAAACCACCAGTTGTGTGCTGGGTTTTGCTATATAGACTGTGTTTTATCAGGACACTGTGTGGAAATAAG
- the Pbdc1 gene encoding protein PBDC1 isoform X5, whose product MDAAGESEEPVSGEALSIAHALSHPPESYGNDPDIEMAWAIRAMQHAEVYYKLISSVDPQFLKLTKVDDQIYSEFREIFETLRVDVLDPEELKSESAKEKWRPFCLKFEGIVEDYNYGTLLRLDCSQGYTEENTIFENTEPSLLLSSLKLTKDNNFYSWPSEDSTEMTIHLHGILSRKPDPPVLALCDF is encoded by the exons ATGGATGCTGCCGGCGAAAGCGAAGAGCCG gtCTCTGGGGAAGCGTTGTCCATCGCCCATGCGCTCTCTCACCCTCCGGAGTCATATGGCAACGAC CCTGATATTGAAATGGCTTGGGCCATTCGAGCAATGCAGCATGCTGAAGTCTATTATAAA CTGATTTCATCAGTTGACCCACAGTTTCTGAAACTCACCAAAGTAGATGACCAAATCTACTCTGAGTTCCGTGAGATTTTTGAGACACTCAGGGTAGATGTATTGGACCCAGAAGAACTCAAATCAGAATCAGCTAAAGAA AAGTGGAGACCATTCTGCTTAAAATTTGAAGGGATCGTAGAAGATTATAACTACGGGACTTTACTGCGACTGGATTGTTCCCAGGGCTACACTGAAGAGAACACcatctttg AGAATACTGAGCCTTCATTGCTTCTGTCAAGCCTCAAGTTGACCAAGGATAACAACTTTTATTCCTGGCCCTCTGAGGACTCCACAGAGATGACCATCCATCTGCACGG
- the Pbdc1 gene encoding protein PBDC1 isoform 1 (isoform 1 is encoded by transcript variant 1): protein MDAAGESEEPVSGEALSIAHALSHPPESYGNDPDIEMAWAIRAMQHAEVYYKLISSVDPQFLKLTKVDDQIYSEFREIFETLRVDVLDPEELKSESAKEKWRPFCLKFEGIVEDYNYGTLLRLDCSQGYTEENTIFAPRIQFFAIEIARNREGYNKAVSVSIQDKEGEEGAGNKEEAAEKGADSGGEKEEGANREGEK, encoded by the exons ATGGATGCTGCCGGCGAAAGCGAAGAGCCG gtCTCTGGGGAAGCGTTGTCCATCGCCCATGCGCTCTCTCACCCTCCGGAGTCATATGGCAACGAC CCTGATATTGAAATGGCTTGGGCCATTCGAGCAATGCAGCATGCTGAAGTCTATTATAAA CTGATTTCATCAGTTGACCCACAGTTTCTGAAACTCACCAAAGTAGATGACCAAATCTACTCTGAGTTCCGTGAGATTTTTGAGACACTCAGGGTAGATGTATTGGACCCAGAAGAACTCAAATCAGAATCAGCTAAAGAA AAGTGGAGACCATTCTGCTTAAAATTTGAAGGGATCGTAGAAGATTATAACTACGGGACTTTACTGCGACTGGATTGTTCCCAGGGCTACACTGAAGAGAACACcatctttg CACCCAGGATTCAATTTTTTGCCATTGAAATTGCTCGGAACCGGGAAGGCTATAATAAAGCAGTTTCCGTCAGTATTCAGgacaaagaaggagaggaaggagctggCAATAAAGAAGAAGCAGCTGAGAAAGGAGCTGATAgtggaggagaaaaagaggaaggagccaacagagaaggagaaaagtaG
- the Pbdc1 gene encoding protein PBDC1 isoform X3 — translation MDAAGESEEPVSGEALSIAHALSHPPESYGNDPDIEMAWAIRAMQHAEVYYKLISSVDPQFLKLTKVDDQIYSEFREIFETLRVDVLDPEELKSESAKEKWRPFCLKFEGIVEDYNYGTLLRLDCSQGYTEENTIFENTEPSLLLSSLKLTKDNNFYSWPSEDSTEMTIHLHGCAKPPVVCWVLLYRLCFIRTLCGNKHESPFTDEVPSSSLAS, via the exons ATGGATGCTGCCGGCGAAAGCGAAGAGCCG gtCTCTGGGGAAGCGTTGTCCATCGCCCATGCGCTCTCTCACCCTCCGGAGTCATATGGCAACGAC CCTGATATTGAAATGGCTTGGGCCATTCGAGCAATGCAGCATGCTGAAGTCTATTATAAA CTGATTTCATCAGTTGACCCACAGTTTCTGAAACTCACCAAAGTAGATGACCAAATCTACTCTGAGTTCCGTGAGATTTTTGAGACACTCAGGGTAGATGTATTGGACCCAGAAGAACTCAAATCAGAATCAGCTAAAGAA AAGTGGAGACCATTCTGCTTAAAATTTGAAGGGATCGTAGAAGATTATAACTACGGGACTTTACTGCGACTGGATTGTTCCCAGGGCTACACTGAAGAGAACACcatctttg AGAATACTGAGCCTTCATTGCTTCTGTCAAGCCTCAAGTTGACCAAGGATAACAACTTTTATTCCTGGCCCTCTGAGGACTCCACAGAGATGACCATCCATCTGCACGGGTGCGCCAAACCACCAGTTGTGTGCTGGGTTTTGCTATATAGACTGTGTTTTATCAGGACACTGTGTGGAAATAAG
- the Pbdc1 gene encoding protein PBDC1 isoform 2 (isoform 2 is encoded by transcript variant 2), with amino-acid sequence MDAAGESEEPVSGEALSIAHALSHPPESYGNDPDIEMAWAIRAMQHAEVYYKLISSVDPQFLKLTKVDDQIYSEFREIFETLRVDVLDPEELKSESAKEKWRPFCLKFEGIVEDYNYGTLLRLDCSQGYTEENTIFA; translated from the exons ATGGATGCTGCCGGCGAAAGCGAAGAGCCG gtCTCTGGGGAAGCGTTGTCCATCGCCCATGCGCTCTCTCACCCTCCGGAGTCATATGGCAACGAC CCTGATATTGAAATGGCTTGGGCCATTCGAGCAATGCAGCATGCTGAAGTCTATTATAAA CTGATTTCATCAGTTGACCCACAGTTTCTGAAACTCACCAAAGTAGATGACCAAATCTACTCTGAGTTCCGTGAGATTTTTGAGACACTCAGGGTAGATGTATTGGACCCAGAAGAACTCAAATCAGAATCAGCTAAAGAA AAGTGGAGACCATTCTGCTTAAAATTTGAAGGGATCGTAGAAGATTATAACTACGGGACTTTACTGCGACTGGATTGTTCCCAGGGCTACACTGAAGAGAACACcatctttg